TGCCTGCGCCTTGCATCTTGGTGAATCGGATGTGCATGAAAACCATTATCCGCCGAGTGCGCCGCGCGACCGGTTTGTCGAGCGTTGCAGCCGATGCCCCTTCTGCCGCGCAGGCTCCCAGGTGTTGACGCAAAATGCCGCATGGTTCGCCCCACCCAACTCCTACACCCGCTCCGCCCGCTCGCTGCTGTGCGGCCCGCCGCCACCGTGCTGCTGTTGCGCGACAGCGCCGACCCCGCCAAGCCCGGCATCGAAGTGCTGATGACGCGCCGCTCAATGACGGCCAGCTTCGCGCCCGGCGCCTACGTGTTTCCCGGCGGCGGCATCGATGCCGCCGATGCGCAGTCCCACGGCATGTCCAGCCGTCGCGCCACGCAAAGCGACCTGCACCTCACGCAGGCCATTGCTGCCATCCGCGAAAGCTTCGAAGAACTCGGCGTGTTACTGGCGCACCGCGCCGACGGATCGCCGGTGGACGACAGCGACATCGCGATGCTCGAGCGCAACGCCCCGTTCACCGCGCAGTGCCAGGCCCAGGGCCTGACGCTCGATGGCGCGGGCGTGTTCGTGCTGGCGCACTGGATCACCGACCGCGACCTGCCGCGCCGCTTCGACGTGCCCTTCCTGGTCGCGCGCATGCCCGAAGGACAGCAACCGGTGGCCGACGAGGCCGAGCAGTTCGAACCGTGCTGGGTGCGCCCGGCCGACGCGCTGGAACGCCACAAGGCCGGTGGCTTCTTCATCATCTTCCCGACCATTCGCACGCTCGAGCGGCTGCAGGCCTACGCCAACGTGCAGGCGGTGCTGGACGCCTGTGCGGCCAACGACGAACCTCTGTGGACCAGTTGCCCGCGCGGAGGCCTTGTGCATGGCACCGAAAAGCGCTACATGGAGCACGAGCCCGCCTTCGGCGAACTCGCCATGGTCTGCCCCGACGGCCAACTCGTGCACAGCCTGGACTGGCAGCACGAACAAGCGGTTCAGCTGCTCAAGAACGTGCAACGCCTGACCGCGCCCAACCCGGGCTACATGACCGGCCCGGGCACCAACAGCTACGTGGTGGGCGACCCGGCCACCGGCCACATCGTGATCGACCCCGGGCCGGACGAGCCCGCGCACATCGAGCGGCTGTGGCGCGCGGCGGGTGGGCGCATCCAGGCCATCGTCTGCACGCACTCGCACCCCGACCACTCGCCCGGCGCGCCGCGCCTGCAAGCGCTGTGCGTGGCCGCCGGGTTGGAGAAACCGCCCATCCTGGGCCTGCCCAGCGCGGATACGTCGCGCGAGAACAGCCGCTTCACACCCGAGCGCGCGCTGGCCGATGGCGAGCAGATCGTCCTGCTGGGCCAGTCGGGCGAGGCCACGGTGTCGCACACGCTGGAGGTGGTGCACACGCCGGGTCACGCGGCCAACCACCTGTGCCTGGCGCTGGTGGAAGACGGCCTGTTGTTCACCGGCGACCACATCCTCAACGGCAGCACCACCGTGATCGACCCGCCCGACGGCAACATGGGCGCCTACCTCGATTCGCTGGACAAGCTCGACGCGGTGTGCGAACGCCACGGCATCGAATTCCTGCTGCCCGCGCACGGTTACGTGCTGGGCGATCTGCGCCGCGCGGCGGACAACCCCAGCGCGCCCGTGAACGGCGGCGCTCGTGCGGCCATTGCCCACCTCAAGGCACACCGCCTCGCACGCGAGGCCAAGGTGGCGCGCGCGCTGCAGGCCCTGCCCGAAGGCACGCCCGACGACTGGGTGAAGATCGCCTACGACGACGTGCCCGACCGCCTGTGGCCCGTGGCCAAGCGCTCTCTGATGGCCCACGTGGAACACATCCAGAGCCTGGGCGGCTTCAACCTTTGATCCACGGGGAGCGAACGCGATGGCCAAATCCACCAACGGGTATTCGCGCTTCGCCAAAGCGGCCTCCCATTTCTGCGGCCGCCCGCGCGTGTTCACGCTGGCCACCGCGCTCATCGTGGTGTGGCTGGTGTCCGGCCCGATCTTCGGCTTCAGCGACACCTGGCAACTGGTGATCAACACCGGCACGACCATCATCACCTTCCTGATGGTCTTCCTGATCCAGAACACGCAGAACCGCGACACGGAAGCAATGCACGTGAAGCTCGACGAACTGATCCGCGCCACCCAGGGCGCGCACACCGCGCTGCTGGACCTGGAAGAACTCGAAGAGGAAGAACTCGACGCGTTTCGCGCGAAGTACGAAGCCCTGGCGGCGCAGGCACGCGCACGGCTCCAGCGCGGCGAGCAGGACACGGACAGCCCGGAGACTTGAGCGCGCTACCGGGTTCGGCCTTGCCCTTGCCACAACCCCGACCACCACCGCGTTGCGACAGAACTCACCCAGGCATGCGGTGTTGGCATGGGCTCGCAGTGGTCCAGCTCACGCGCTGCGGTGCGGGGCCTGTCCCAAGGTCTGCTGCGCCAGGCGGATGACCGGCAGGTCGATCATCTTGCCGTCCACCTGGATCGCCGCACCACCGCTGGCTTGCGCGGCCACCAGCACGCGCTGCGCCCAGGCGACCTCTTCTTCGGTGGGCGCAAACACCGCGTTCACAGTGTCCACCTGCGAAGGGTGGATGCACAGCTTGGCGCCAAAGCCAGCGGCGCGCGCGCGCACGGCGTCGCGCTTCGTCGCCTCTCCATCGGACAGCGCCACCGTGACGCCATCGATCGGCGCGGCCAGCGTGGCGCGCCGCGATGCCGCGACGATCTGGAAGCGGACCGCCGCCAGCTCGGGCTCGTCCGGCGTGCACCGCAGGCCGAGGTCGAGCTGGAAATCGATATGCCCGAACGCCAGGCGGCGCACCTGGCGTGCGCCAGCGATCTGCGGCAACGCGTCCAGGCCCGCGAGCGACTCCACCAGCGGCACGAGCGCGGCCGCGGGCCCGAGCGCACTGGCCACGGCGTGCAGGTCTTGCGCCGACTCGGCCTTGGGCACCATGGCACCGCACAGCCCTTGCGCGCACCACGGTGCGATGGCGCTGAGGTCTGGCACATGCCATTCGGTGCCGGGGGCGTTGATGCGAACCAGCACACGGCCTCGCTGCGTTGCGTCCAGCGCCGCCAGCGCCTCGACCAACTGGGCACGCGCGCCCGGTTTTTCGGCCGGCGACACCGCGTCCTCCAGATCCACGATCACACCACCGGCCGCCGACGCAAGCGCCTTGGCGAGGCGTTCCGGGCGCGAGGCCGGTACAAAAAGAAAGCTGCGGGCAGAAGACAGGTTCATTTCAAACGGCTCCATTGGTGCGCATTCTGGCGATGTCGTCGTCCGTGCGGCCCAGGCAACGCAGAATCGCTTCGCTGTGTTCGCCAATGCCGGGCACCGCGTCCATGCGGTAGTCGAAGCAGTCGTTCGCGCCGGGCGGTAGCAAGGCTTTCAACGCGCCCACGGGCGAGCCGATGGTGCGCAGGCGTTCGCGCGCGGCCAGCTGCGGGTGCGTCCAGAGATCGCCCACGCGGTTCACGTAGGCGTTGGCAATCTGTGCGCTGTCCAGCCGCGCGACCACCTCCTGCGCGCTCAGGCCCGCAAACACCGCTTCGATGATGCCGCGCAACTCGGCGCGCCGCTCGCTGCGCTTGGGGTTCAGGTCGAAGCGCGGGTCGCTCGCCAGCGCCGGCTGCATCAGCACCTGATCGCAGAACGCGCGCCATTCGCGCTCGTTCTGCAGGCCCAGCATCACGTCCTGGCCATCGCCGGCGCGGAAGGGACCGTAGGGGAAGATGGTGGCGTGCGACGCGCCCTGGCGCGTGGGTGCGGGCTGGTCGTCGTAGGCGTAGTACATGGGAAAGCCCATCCACTCGGCCAGTGCTTCGAGCATCGACACGTCGATGTGCGAGCCCACGCCCGTGCGCCCGCGCAGCAGGAGCGCCGAAAGGATGTTGCTGTAGGCGTACATGCCGGCCGCGATGTCCGCCACGGAGTTGCCGGCCTTGCAGCGCTCCTCGGGTGTGCCGGTGACGTCCAGAAAACCCGCTTCGCTCTGGATCAGCAGGTCGTATGCCTTGCGGTCGCGGTAGGGGCCGTCTTCGCCGTAACCGGAAATGTCGCAGCACACCAGGCGCGGGTTGAGCGCCTGCAGCGCGGCGTGCCCCAGGCCCATGCGCGCGGCCGCACCGGGGGCGAGGTTCTGCACGAACACGTCCGAATCTTTCAGCAATTCCATGAGCACCGCGAAGGCCTCGGGCTGCTTGAGGTCGAGCGTGAGGCTTTCCTTGGAGCGGTTCGCCCACACGAAGTGCGAAGACAGGCCCTGGACGCGGTGGTCGTAGTCGCGCGCGAAATCACCGCTGCCCGGGCGCTCCACCTTGATCACGCGCGCGCCGAGATCGGCCAGTTGCCGCGTGCAGAAGGGCGCGGCGATGGCGTGTTCCAGCGATACGACGGTGATGCCATCCAGCGGTCGCAGCATGTCAGAAGCTCCTGGGCAAGCCCAGCAGGTGCTCGGCCACGTACGAATAGATGAGGTTGGTGGAGATCGGCGCGACCTGGTACAGCCGCGTCTCGCGGAACTTGCGCTCCACATCGTACTCGTGCGCGAAGCCGAAGCCACCGTGGGTTTGCAGGCACACGTTGGCCGCTTCCCACGAGGCCTTGGCAGCGAGGTACTTGGCCATGTTGGCTTCGCCGCCGCAGGGCTTTCCTGCGTCGAACAGCGAGCAGGCTTTCCAGCGCATCAGGTTCGCCGCTTCGGCCTCGATGAACGCGTCGGCGATCGGAAACTGCACACCCTGGTTCTGGCCGATGGGCCGGTTGAAGACGACGCGTTCGTTGGCGTAGGCTCGCGCCTTGTTCACGAACCAGTAGGCATCGCCGATGCACTCGGCCGCGATCAGGGTGCGCTCGGCGTTGAGCCCGTCGAGGATGTACTTGAAGCCCTGCCCTTCGATGCCGATCAGGTTCTCTGCCGGAATTTCCAGGTTGTCGAAGAACACCTCGTTGGTCTCGTGGTTCACCATGTTCATGATCGGACGCATCGTCATGCCATGGCCGATGGCCTGGTGCAGGTCGACGATGAAGATGCTCATGCCCTCGCTCTTCTTCTTCACCTCGGCCAAGGGCGTGGTGCGAGCAAGGAGGATCATCAGGTCGGAGTGCTGGATACGAGAGATCCATACCTTCTGCCCATTGACCACGTAGCGGTCGCCCTTGCGCACCGCCGTGGTCTTGAGTTGCGTGGTGTCGGTGCCGGTGGTGGGCTCGGTCACGGCCATGGTCTGCAGGCGCAGTTTGCCGTTGGCGATGCCGGGCAGGTACTGGCGCTTCTGCTCAGGCGAACCGTGGCGCAGCAGCGTGCCCATGTTGTACATCTGGCCGTGCACCGAGCCGGCGTTGCCGCCCGAGAGATTCACCTCTTCCATCACCACCGACGCTTCGGCCAGGCCCAGACCCGAGCCGCCGTATTCCTGCGGGATCATGGCGGCCAGCCAACCCGCGCCGGTGAGCGCGTCGACGAAGGCCTCGGGATAGCCGCGCGCGCCATCGACGCCCTGCCAATAGGCCGCGTCATAGCGGCTGCAGAGGTCGCGCACGGCGTCGCGGATGTCCTGGTACTGATCGGGTGCGGGGATTTGCTGTTTCATGGGAGTCTTATGCAAACTGGACGTCGGCCTGCATCGTGAGCGCGCCTTCGTGGTCCTGCGCCCAGAGCTGGGCGCTCTGGCCATCGGCCGATGGTTTGCCGCAGACGCGCAACGGGGAGGTGTCAAAGGTCGGACGCACTGCTTTGAACGCAAAGCGGCGCAAGCGCGCGTCGGGGCGCTGCTGGACGGCGAGCTCGCACAGCAGCGTGGCGATCAGGGGGCCGTGCACCACCAGACCCGGATAGCCTTCCACGCCGGTGGCGTAGTCGCGGTCGTAGTGGATGCGGTGGCCGTTGAAGGTGAGCGCGGAGTAGCGAAACAGCAGCACCGGGTCGGGCCGGATGTCGCACGACCACACGGCATCCGTGGGCGCGGGCTGCGCCACGGGCACCGGGTCGCCCGGCTGCGCGGCCGCGCGGTAGACGATGTCCTGCTCCTCGGTCAGCGCCACTTCGCCATCGCGCGAGACCTCGTGGCGCACGGTGACGAACACGAGATCGCCCGAGCGCCCCGCCTTGTGGGCCACCGAGGCAATGCGCGAGCTGCGCCGCACCACGTCGCCCACGTGCAGCGGCGCGAGCCATTCCAGGCGGCCACCGGCCCACATGCGGCGCGGCAGGGGCACCGGTGGCAGAAAGCCACCAAGCCGCGGGTGCCCGTCATCACCCAATTCGGCTTGCGGTGCGCGCGGCAGAAAGTAGAGCCAATGCCAGAGCGGCCGCAGCGCTTCGCCACGAGCGCCCGGCACCTTGGCGAGATCCAGCATCGCGGCCATACCCCGCACCGGGGCGGCGCTCAGGTCGTCGTCGACGGTCTCTTCGCGGCCAACCCAGTCGCGCAGGTGTTCCAGTGCCGCAGGCGTGATGCGGTGATTTGAGGTGTCCATGCCGGGATCGTGCCCGTGCGCCTGACTTCGCACAATGCGCCATTTCCCGACCGAGGCTTCGGAAAACCCGAAGCCTCAGGGACAATGGCGCGCATGAACTTCAATGCCATCGACCTGCGCCTGTTCATTGCGATCGCACAAAAATCCAGCATCACGCATGGTGCCGACACGCGGCATCTGTCCCTCGCGGCGGCCAGTGCGCGCGTGAAAGCGCTGGAAGACGCGGCCGGCGTGCCATTGCTGATTCGAAAGGCTCGGGGCGTGGCGCTCACCCCGGCGGGCGAGGCCTTTTTGCACCATGCGCGCGCCATCCTGCGCCAAACCGAGGCCCTGCGCGCGGAGCTCAACGAGTACTCGCGCGGCCTGCGCGGCCACGTGCGGGTGCACGCCAACACCACCGCCTTCACCGACATCCTGCCCCAGGTGCTGCCGGGCTTTCTCAAGGCGCACCCGCGCGTCAACGTGGAATTGCAGGAGCGCCAGAATGCCGAGATCCTGACCGACGTGCTCGACTGCAGCGCCGATCTGGGCATCGTCTCGGCCAGGGTGAATGCTCCCGGCATCAAGGCCATGCACTTCAGCACCGACCGGTTGGTGCTGGTGGTGCCGCGCAGCCACCGGTTCGCTCGCCGCAAGCAGATGGCCTTTGCCGACACGCTGGACGAAGACTTCGTCGGCATGCACCCGAGCAGCACGCTCACCGAGTTTCTGGCGTCGATGACGGCAGGCACCGGCAAGCCCATGCGCATCCGGGTGCAGCTCTCCAACTTCGACGCGGTCTGCCGCATGATCGGCACCGGCGTGGGCATCGGCATCGTGCCGGCCAGCAGCGCGCGGCGCAGCCTGGTCGACATGCCGCTCGTGCAGGTGGAGCTCAAGGACGCGTGGCGGGTGCGCGAGCGCTTCGTCATCTCGCGCGAAGGCGAGCCGTTGCCGGCGTTCGCGCAGGCGCTGGTGGATGCGTTGGTGGCGTTCCACGCGCCCGATGCAGGAAAAGTGTGAAGCGCACCGATAAGCCGGATTCTGTGCATCCGGGTTGCCCCGGATGTGACCGCCATTCATCTGGGCCGGGGGTCACCCCCCGGCTCGGTGCTACCTACCCGCCGACTCCGCGGAACCACGTCAACGTCGGCCTATTTGGTATTGCTGCGCGTAGAGATTGCCCGTTTCACCCGCACTGAAGCGGCTCGTCTCTGTTGCTCTGATCCTCACCTTAGGGCCCATCGAGCGAACTCTCAAGGCTTGTCGGCGGAGAGGTGTTACCTCCTACGCTGTCCTGTGCAGTCCGGACGTTCCTCCAGCACACCCTTTCGGGATGTCGTGCCAGCGGCGGTCTGGTGCGCTTCACGGCAGGAATTATCGCCCCTGTTCGCCACCTCTCTTGCCGACCCATCAGGATGGCGTGGCACGGGCCCCCAACAACTCTTTCAACAGCGCTGCCATTCTGGCCGCTGCCGGCGACAACGACCGCCCTGCCAGCGTGACGGTGGCAATCGTGCGCACCATGCGTGGGCGAACGATCTTGACCTTGTGGATCGACGGCGGCAGCCATTCCGGCACCGCGATCGCGGGGATCACGGCGGCTCCCAGGCCCGCTGCGGCCATAGAGATCAAGGTTTGCGACTGCATGAACTGGTAACGCGTGGCGAGTTCCAACCGCTGTGAAGCCAGCGCCTTTTCCACAATGTCCCGCAACGCCGTGCCCTGCTCCAGCACCAACAAGGGCATGCGGGACAGGGCTTTCAGCGTGATCGACGGCGCAGGTCCGTCATGCCATGCACGCGGCACCAGCGCTACCATTTCGTCCAGCAGCAGACGCTCAAACACGAGATCGGCCGCATCGAACTCTACGCTCACACCAAGATCGACCTCGCCCCTGCGCACGCTTTCGTACAGCGCTGCGGCGGTGATTTCGCGCACATACACACGAATACCCGGGTAGCGCTGCCCGAACGCCACCAGCACCTGGGCCAGGCAACTGCTCGCGATCGTGGGCGCACAAGCCAGGTACACGACACCGCGCTGCAAACTGGCCGTCTCTCTCGACTCGATCAGGCCAGCCTCCACCTCTGCCATTGCCCGACGCACGTGTTGCAGCAAGCGTTCGCCATCCTGGGTCAGCCGAACCTGGCGCGTGGTGCGGTGGAACAGCGACAACCCCAACTGCTCTTCGAGCTGCCGGATCTGACTGCTCACGGCCGATCCAGACCGGTGCGAACGGTCCGCTGCCACCCGAAAACTTTGGGCATTGCCCACCAACATGAAGGTGTGCAACAGCTTGAGGTTGATGGCACTGGGCAGCGATGGGAAGTCGGTCATCTCAATCTCAATGGGGCGCGCTGGCGACAAAGACGGATTGTCCCGAAAAACATCTCAATCAACAAGAATATCGCGTTTGTCAAAAGCATCTACCTAAACCTAGACTGCGCCTCGCAGACAAACGACACCCCGGACGCATCTCGACACCCGCGCGTTCGACATCGGTGATCGACCACCATCCAGCGCATCTGCGCCGACAGGAGACACACCATGCCACCCATGACCACACGCTCGTTCCTGCGCGCCGCCAGCGCGCTGGTGTTGAGCGCCACAATCCTCGCGCCCCAGGTGCACGCCGAACCCGGCTATCCCAGCAAGCCCATCCTGATCGTCGCCCCCTTCCCGCCCGGCAATTCGTCGGATGTGGCCGCTCGCATCCTGGGGGAATACCTGTCCGGCAAACTCGGCAAACCCGTCATCGTCGAGAACAAGACTGGTGCGTCCGGTCAGATCGGCACCGGTTTTGTCGCCCGGTCGCAGCCGGACGGCCACACTTTGCTGATGACATCGACCTCGTCGACCATCAGCCCGGCGATCTACCGCTCCATCCCCTACAACATCCTGACCGACTTCACACCGATCCTGCGCGTGGCGGTGGCGCCCATGGTGTTGCTGGTCCCGAAGAACGCGCCATACGACCGCCTGGAAGACTTTGTCGGCGCCGTGCGCCAACAGCCAGGGCAATTTGCCTACGCCACCGCCGGTTCGGGCACGATCCAGCACCTGACCTCGGCGGCATTCCTTGCGCGCCTGAACCTGAACGTGCAAAACGTGCCGTACCGGGGAAGCCCCCAAGCTCTCACCGACCTGATCGGCGGCCAGGTGCAGTTCATGTTCGACGCGGTTCTCTCGGCCCGTCCCCACATCGAATCCGGCAAGCTCAAGCCATTGGCGGTGGCCAGCCTGCAACCGGTGGCCATGTTGCCCAATGCACGTACGGCAGCGTCTTCGACGCTGACGGATCTGCGCGACTTCGAAATTGAGGGTTGGGTCGGTCTGATGGGGCCCAAAGGCATTCCTGCGTCGATCAGCCAACGGCTCAATGCCGTGCTGCAGGAAGGCATGCGGGACCCCGCCTTGCGCGAGCGGCTGGGCAACGCGGGAATCACGCTGGCGCCGCCCAACACGCCGGCGCAATTCGCGGCCTTCCTTCGCACCGACGAACGCCGCTGGGGCGACATCGCCACGGCCGCTCAAATCCCCAAGGAGTGAGGGATGCCGTCCGAAGCAGCAGCCGTGGCCGCGCTGGTCGCTCTGTTGACGCAGGCGTCGGCGGGTGCGGCCTACGAAGCCGCTGGCCAGAGCGGCGCGCTGGCGCCCGAGATCCGGTCACTGGTGCCCGACACCTTGTGTGTGGGCACGGCTTTCACGGTTCAGACACCGTCCGGCGCGTGCAACGCAATCGTGGAGGCGGTCGACCAGGCGCCTCCCGGTTCGGTCATCGTGATCGATGCGGGCGAGACGGGCACGGCCTGCACATGGGGCGGCACAGCCGCGTCCATCGCCCAAAGGCGCGGCATTGCCGGCATCGTCAGCAGTGCCTACGTCCGCGACGTGGTCGCGTTGCGCGCCGATCGTTTCCCGGTCTTCGCGCGCGGCACCGTGGCACATGGCTGGAAACGCGGCTGTGGCGGCACAAGCGGGGTTCCCGTGTGCATCGGCGGCCAATGGATCCACCCGGGCGACGCCCTGTGCGCCGACGACGACGGTGTGGTGGTCATTCCACGCGCGACAGCGGCCAATGCCTTGCTCGCGCTGCGGGCACGGCTGGCCTTCGAACACGAAACCGAACGCATGCTGGCCAATGGCGGAAGCTATGCCCAAGTGATGCAGGCCAAAGCACACCTGGCGTCGCGCCTCCCACCTGTCACCCAGACCCCACGCCACCGAGGAGATTCCATTTGAGCACCCGCATCGCGCAAACCGCGACCGAGAAAATTCTGGCGCGTGCCAGTGGATTGCGCCACGTGCGGGCCGGCGAGGTGGTGTCACCGCAACCGGACCTGGTGATCCTGCACGACGGGTACATCGAAACGGCCCACCGGGAACTGTCGGCATTGGGCTATGCCTCGATCGTCCGCCCGGAGCGGGTGATGTTCGTGACGGATCACGAGGTTGCCTA
The sequence above is a segment of the Hydrogenophaga sp. BPS33 genome. Coding sequences within it:
- a CDS encoding HpcH/HpaI aldolase/citrate lyase family protein, producing MNLSSARSFLFVPASRPERLAKALASAAGGVIVDLEDAVSPAEKPGARAQLVEALAALDATQRGRVLVRINAPGTEWHVPDLSAIAPWCAQGLCGAMVPKAESAQDLHAVASALGPAAALVPLVESLAGLDALPQIAGARQVRRLAFGHIDFQLDLGLRCTPDEPELAAVRFQIVAASRRATLAAPIDGVTVALSDGEATKRDAVRARAAGFGAKLCIHPSQVDTVNAVFAPTEEEVAWAQRVLVAAQASGGAAIQVDGKMIDLPVIRLAQQTLGQAPHRSA
- a CDS encoding LysR family transcriptional regulator, with translation MTDFPSLPSAINLKLLHTFMLVGNAQSFRVAADRSHRSGSAVSSQIRQLEEQLGLSLFHRTTRQVRLTQDGERLLQHVRRAMAEVEAGLIESRETASLQRGVVYLACAPTIASSCLAQVLVAFGQRYPGIRVYVREITAAALYESVRRGEVDLGVSVEFDAADLVFERLLLDEMVALVPRAWHDGPAPSITLKALSRMPLLVLEQGTALRDIVEKALASQRLELATRYQFMQSQTLISMAAAGLGAAVIPAIAVPEWLPPSIHKVKIVRPRMVRTIATVTLAGRSLSPAAARMAALLKELLGARATPS
- a CDS encoding RraA family protein: MPSEAAAVAALVALLTQASAGAAYEAAGQSGALAPEIRSLVPDTLCVGTAFTVQTPSGACNAIVEAVDQAPPGSVIVIDAGETGTACTWGGTAASIAQRRGIAGIVSSAYVRDVVALRADRFPVFARGTVAHGWKRGCGGTSGVPVCIGGQWIHPGDALCADDDGVVVIPRATAANALLALRARLAFEHETERMLANGGSYAQVMQAKAHLASRLPPVTQTPRHRGDSI
- a CDS encoding CaiB/BaiF CoA transferase family protein, yielding MLRPLDGITVVSLEHAIAAPFCTRQLADLGARVIKVERPGSGDFARDYDHRVQGLSSHFVWANRSKESLTLDLKQPEAFAVLMELLKDSDVFVQNLAPGAAARMGLGHAALQALNPRLVCCDISGYGEDGPYRDRKAYDLLIQSEAGFLDVTGTPEERCKAGNSVADIAAGMYAYSNILSALLLRGRTGVGSHIDVSMLEALAEWMGFPMYYAYDDQPAPTRQGASHATIFPYGPFRAGDGQDVMLGLQNEREWRAFCDQVLMQPALASDPRFDLNPKRSERRAELRGIIEAVFAGLSAQEVVARLDSAQIANAYVNRVGDLWTHPQLAARERLRTIGSPVGALKALLPPGANDCFDYRMDAVPGIGEHSEAILRCLGRTDDDIARMRTNGAV
- a CDS encoding acyl-CoA dehydrogenase family protein, with the translated sequence MKQQIPAPDQYQDIRDAVRDLCSRYDAAYWQGVDGARGYPEAFVDALTGAGWLAAMIPQEYGGSGLGLAEASVVMEEVNLSGGNAGSVHGQMYNMGTLLRHGSPEQKRQYLPGIANGKLRLQTMAVTEPTTGTDTTQLKTTAVRKGDRYVVNGQKVWISRIQHSDLMILLARTTPLAEVKKKSEGMSIFIVDLHQAIGHGMTMRPIMNMVNHETNEVFFDNLEIPAENLIGIEGQGFKYILDGLNAERTLIAAECIGDAYWFVNKARAYANERVVFNRPIGQNQGVQFPIADAFIEAEAANLMRWKACSLFDAGKPCGGEANMAKYLAAKASWEAANVCLQTHGGFGFAHEYDVERKFRETRLYQVAPISTNLIYSYVAEHLLGLPRSF
- a CDS encoding Bug family tripartite tricarboxylate transporter substrate binding protein, encoding MPPMTTRSFLRAASALVLSATILAPQVHAEPGYPSKPILIVAPFPPGNSSDVAARILGEYLSGKLGKPVIVENKTGASGQIGTGFVARSQPDGHTLLMTSTSSTISPAIYRSIPYNILTDFTPILRVAVAPMVLLVPKNAPYDRLEDFVGAVRQQPGQFAYATAGSGTIQHLTSAAFLARLNLNVQNVPYRGSPQALTDLIGGQVQFMFDAVLSARPHIESGKLKPLAVASLQPVAMLPNARTAASSTLTDLRDFEIEGWVGLMGPKGIPASISQRLNAVLQEGMRDPALRERLGNAGITLAPPNTPAQFAAFLRTDERRWGDIATAAQIPKE
- a CDS encoding LysR family transcriptional regulator, which produces MNFNAIDLRLFIAIAQKSSITHGADTRHLSLAAASARVKALEDAAGVPLLIRKARGVALTPAGEAFLHHARAILRQTEALRAELNEYSRGLRGHVRVHANTTAFTDILPQVLPGFLKAHPRVNVELQERQNAEILTDVLDCSADLGIVSARVNAPGIKAMHFSTDRLVLVVPRSHRFARRKQMAFADTLDEDFVGMHPSSTLTEFLASMTAGTGKPMRIRVQLSNFDAVCRMIGTGVGIGIVPASSARRSLVDMPLVQVELKDAWRVRERFVISREGEPLPAFAQALVDALVAFHAPDAGKV
- a CDS encoding MBL fold metallo-hydrolase; protein product: MVRPTQLLHPLRPLAAVRPAATVLLLRDSADPAKPGIEVLMTRRSMTASFAPGAYVFPGGGIDAADAQSHGMSSRRATQSDLHLTQAIAAIRESFEELGVLLAHRADGSPVDDSDIAMLERNAPFTAQCQAQGLTLDGAGVFVLAHWITDRDLPRRFDVPFLVARMPEGQQPVADEAEQFEPCWVRPADALERHKAGGFFIIFPTIRTLERLQAYANVQAVLDACAANDEPLWTSCPRGGLVHGTEKRYMEHEPAFGELAMVCPDGQLVHSLDWQHEQAVQLLKNVQRLTAPNPGYMTGPGTNSYVVGDPATGHIVIDPGPDEPAHIERLWRAAGGRIQAIVCTHSHPDHSPGAPRLQALCVAAGLEKPPILGLPSADTSRENSRFTPERALADGEQIVLLGQSGEATVSHTLEVVHTPGHAANHLCLALVEDGLLFTGDHILNGSTTVIDPPDGNMGAYLDSLDKLDAVCERHGIEFLLPAHGYVLGDLRRAADNPSAPVNGGARAAIAHLKAHRLAREAKVARALQALPEGTPDDWVKIAYDDVPDRLWPVAKRSLMAHVEHIQSLGGFNL
- a CDS encoding low affinity iron permease family protein; translated protein: MAKSTNGYSRFAKAASHFCGRPRVFTLATALIVVWLVSGPIFGFSDTWQLVINTGTTIITFLMVFLIQNTQNRDTEAMHVKLDELIRATQGAHTALLDLEELEEEELDAFRAKYEALAAQARARLQRGEQDTDSPET
- a CDS encoding FAS1-like dehydratase domain-containing protein; this translates as MDTSNHRITPAALEHLRDWVGREETVDDDLSAAPVRGMAAMLDLAKVPGARGEALRPLWHWLYFLPRAPQAELGDDGHPRLGGFLPPVPLPRRMWAGGRLEWLAPLHVGDVVRRSSRIASVAHKAGRSGDLVFVTVRHEVSRDGEVALTEEQDIVYRAAAQPGDPVPVAQPAPTDAVWSCDIRPDPVLLFRYSALTFNGHRIHYDRDYATGVEGYPGLVVHGPLIATLLCELAVQQRPDARLRRFAFKAVRPTFDTSPLRVCGKPSADGQSAQLWAQDHEGALTMQADVQFA